The following proteins come from a genomic window of Nycticebus coucang isolate mNycCou1 chromosome 11, mNycCou1.pri, whole genome shotgun sequence:
- the EVX1 gene encoding homeobox even-skipped homolog protein 1: MESRKDMVMFLDGGQLSTLIGKRVSNLSEAIGSPLSEQPEKMVPRGCLSPRAGPPASRERGGGGPEEEPVDGLAGSAAGPGTEPRVAGAAMLCPGPPAPSADSLSGQGQPSSSDTESDFYEEIEVSCTPDCATANAEYQHSKGLGSEALVSSPNGSSEAPKSNGGGGGSQGTLACSASDQMRRYRTAFTREQIARLEKEFYRENYVSRPRRCELAAALNLPETTIKVWFQNRRMKDKRQRLAMTWPHPADPAFYTYMLSHAAAAGGLPYPFPSHLPLPYYSPVGLGAASAASATASPFSGSLRPLDTFRVLSQPYPRPELLCAFRHPPLYPGPAHGLGASAGGPCSCLACHSGPANGLAPRAAATSDFTCASTSRSDSFLTFAPSVLSKASSVSLDQREEVPLTR; this comes from the exons ATGGAGAGCCGAAAGGACATGGTCATGTTTCTGGATGGGGGTCAGCTTAGCACTCTGATTGGCAAGAGGGTCTCCAATTTGTCCGAAGCCATCGGTAGCCCGTTGTCCGAACAGCCAGAGAAGATGGTACCCCGTGGTTGCCTGAGCCCGCGGGCCGGTCCTCCGGCCTCCCGGGAGCGCGGCGGGGGAGGCCCGGAGGAGGAGCCGGTCGATGGACTAGCGGGCAGCGCGGCAGGGCCGGGCACAGAGCCACGGGTAGCCGGAGCAGCCATGCTCTGCCCGGGACCCCCAGCCCCCTCCGCCGACAGCCTCTCTGGCCAGGGGCAACCCAGTAGCTCGGACACCGAGTCGGATTTCTATGAAGAAATCGAGGTGAGCTGCACCCCGGACTGCGCCACTGCGAACGCCGAGTACCAGCACAGCAAAG GGCTCGGCTCTGAGGCACTGGTCAGCAGCCCGAACGGCAGCAGCGAGGCCCCGAAGAGCAAcggtggcggcggcggctccCAAGGCACCCTGGCCTGTAGCGCCAGTGACCAGATGCGCCGTTACCGAACCGCCTTCACCCGGGAGCAGATTGCGCGGCTGGAGAAAGAATTCTACCGAGAGAACTACGTATCCAGGCCGCGGAGATGCGAGCTGGCGGCCGCTCTAAACCTCCCGGAAACTACCATCAAG GTGTGGTTCCAGAACCGGCGCATGAAGGACAAGCGGCAGCGGCTGGCCATGACGTGGCCTCACCCGGCGGACCCCGCCTTCTACACCTACATGCTGAGCCACGCGGCGGCCGCCGGCGGCCTGCCCTATCCCTTCCCATCGCATCTGCCCCTACCCTACTACTCGCCTGTGGGCCTGGGCGCCGCGTCCGCCGCATCCGCCACCGCCTCGCCCTTCAGCGGCTCCCTGCGCCCTCTCGACACATTCCGGGTGCTCTCGCAGCCCTACCCGCGCCCCGAACTGCTGTGCGCCTTCCGCCATCCGCCGCTGTACCCCGGCCCGGCGCACGGACTGGGCGCCTCAGCCGGCGGCCCCTGCTCCTGCCTCGCCTGCCACAGCGGCCCGGCCAACGGGCTGGCGCCCCGCGCCGCCGCCACCTCGGACTTCACCTGTGCCTCCACCTCCCGCTCGGACTCCTTCCTCACCTTCGCACCCTCTGTGCTTAGCAAGGCCTCCTCCGTCTCGCTGGACCAGAGGGAGGAGGTGCCCCTCACCAGATAA